In Oryza glaberrima chromosome 8, OglaRS2, whole genome shotgun sequence, the following are encoded in one genomic region:
- the LOC127781305 gene encoding uncharacterized protein LOC127781305 yields the protein MEAERWSDRERDDGGWMAAGSSSGAMVRRETRRSEVGLEKSSSLPPPLPKEAVKIDKKKTKKRSDYSIEDILKILDMSEEELAVVKEEWAEMEAKEKEEAPKVKETMVEWEARVKKRIEEENKAYREMMRSQDDDESSWDAIQYRKSWNARWSGTRGSFEDTTRIPPMRFTHKPALDYSAAGTPTLQVFFVKVAVAKGALQWPLDVFGIVAMRDVLDRNRNIVFHRTRDNCQTLTEEDRNLVLVGPTCAVALWMPEPVIIDVELKVKGTTESEDKGLSNLAVPLLCDDTSYSRLLHSGSYTSKLSTLEFRLGYITSSVEATIFIRVIQGSWPDGLSAQFAAFTTGFYGKGMACRDSNMSIDDERIVLLDSRGEKVVVTSDGNIKLSRCVVSVESNAELKVSVKAWKADNNVVQNENVFTALEAGVSYATLDIVFCKLEISVAWSLISQYPVSANSVL from the exons ATGGAGGCCGAGCGGTGGAGCGACCGCGAACGGGACGACGGTGGCTGGATGGCGGCGGGCTCGTCGTCGGGGGCGATGGTGCGGCGGGAGACGAGGAGGTCGGAGGTGGGGTTGGAGAAGTcatcgtcgttgccgccgccttTGCCCAAGGAGGCAGTCAAGATTGAcaagaagaagacgaagaagaggAGTGACTACAGTATCGAGGATATTCTGAAGATTCTTGATATGAGCGAGGAGGAGTTGGCTGTAGTGAAGGAGGAGTGGGCTGAAATGGAGGCGAAGGAAAAGGAAGAGGCACCAAAGGTGAAGGAAACCATGGTGGAGTGGGAGGCGAGGGTCAAGAAGAGGATTGAGGAGGAGAACAAGGCATATCGAGAGATGATGCGGTCGCAGGACGACGATGAATCCTCCTGGGACGCTATCCAGTATCGCAAATCCTGGAACGCTAGATGGTCCGGCACCCGTGGTTCCTTCGAGGACACCA CGAGAATACCCCCCATGCGTTTCACCCACAAGCCTGCACTGGATTACAGTGCCGCTGGCACGCCTACTCTGCAGGTCTTCTTCGTCAAGGTTGCAGTGGCAAAGGGGGCCTTACAGTGGCCGCTTGATGTGTTTGGTATTGTTGCCATgcgcgatgttcttgaccgtaATCGCAACATTGTCTTCCATCGCACAAGGGACAACTGCCAGACCCTCACTGAAGAG GACCGGAATTTGGTACTGGTAGGCCCTACCTGTGCTGTTGCGCTGTGGATGCCGGAACCTGTGATCATCGATGTGGAACTAAAAGTGAAGGGCACTACTGAATCTGAGGATAAAGGCTTGAGCAATCTAGCTGTGCCGCTCTTATGCGATGATACGAGTTATTCACGGTTGCTTCATTCTGGTTCGTACACTAGCAAGCTAAGCACACTGGAGTTTAGACTTGGCTATATTACGTCCTCTGTTGAGGCCACAATATTCATACGAGTCATTCAGGGGTCATGGCCTGATGGTTTGAGTGCTCAATTTGCTGCCTTTACCACTGGTTTCTATGGCAAGGGTATGGCCTGTCGAGACAGCAATATGAGTATTGATGATGAGAGAATTGTCCTGCTTGATTCTAGAGGTGAGAAAGTAGTTGTTACTAGTGATGGCAATATCAAGCTTTCACGGTGTGTTGTTTCTGTTGAGAGTAACGCAGAGCTGAAAGTTTCTGTCAAGGCATGGAAAGCTGACAACAATGTCGTCCAAAATGAGAATGTTTTCACAGCATTAGAAGCTGGTGTAAGCTATGCTACACTTGACATTGTCTTTTGTAAGCTGGAAATCAGTGTTGCTTGGTCACTCATTTCGCAGTATCCTGTTTCTGCCAACTCGGTACTGTAG
- the LOC127782859 gene encoding uncharacterized protein LOC127782859, which translates to MRFTHKPPQDCTAYPLPTLQILSVKVAATKGSLQWPLDVFGMTAMRDSLDHNRNIIFHRTRDNCQSLTEEDRHLVLIGPTRAIALLMPEPVIIEVELKVKWTIESEDKDLSFLAVPLLCDDTYYSHVLNSGSYSSKLSTVEFKLGYIAASVEATISLRVIQGSWPGGFRGQFAACTTCTHRKDMAVANVGNERIVLHDSRGEKVVVSGDGKIELSRCVVSVESEGELKVSVKAWKADDNVLETEVFFTALEASLSEGMVDIGFCKLEIIVAWSLISQYPVLAGSVL; encoded by the exons ATGCGTTTCACCCATAAGCCTCCGCAGGATTGCACTGCCTACCCCTTGCCTACTCTACAGATCTTATCAGTCAAGGTTGCAGCAACAAAGGGGAGCTTGCAGTGGCCGCTTGATGTGTTTGGTATGACTGCCATGCGCGACAGTCTTGACCATAATCGCAATATTATCTTCCACCGTACAAGGGACAACTGCCAAAGCCTCACTGAAGAG GACCGGCATTTAGTACTGATAGGGCCTACCCGTGCTATTGCACTGTTGATGCCAGAACCTGTGATCATCGAGGTTGAACTGAAAGTGAAATGGACTATTGAATCTGAGGATAAGGACTTGAGCTTTCTAGCTGTGCCACTCTTATGCGATGATACATATTATTCACATGTTCTTAATTCTGGTTCGTACAGTAGCAAGCTAAGCACAGTGGAGTTCAAACTTGGCTATATTGCCGCCTCTGTGGAGGCCACAATATCTTTGCGAGTCATTCAGGGGTCATGGCCTGGTGGTTTTCGTGGTCAATTTGCTGCATGTACCACTTGCACCCATCGCAAGGATATGGCCGTAGCTAATGTCGGTAATGAGAGAATTGTTCTGCATGATTCTAGAGGTGAGAAAGTAGTTGTTAGTGGTGATGGCAAGATCGAGCTCTCAAGGTGCGTTGTTTCTGTCGAGAGTGAGGGAGAGCTGAAAGTTTCTGTCAAGGCATGGAAAGCTGATGACAATGTCTTGGAAACAGAGGTGTTTTTCACAGCATTGGAAGCCAGTTTAAGCGAAGGTATGGTTGACATTGGCTTTTGTAAGCTGGAAATCATTGTTGCCTGGTCGCTCATTTCGCAATATCCTGTTTTGGCTGGCTCGGTACTTTAG
- the LOC127782009 gene encoding uncharacterized protein LOC127782009: MWQRMQHYLPLGAKPMARVNSSSRTSLQWAVSECQDRNLVLIGPTRAVALSPPEPVTIEVELKVKGSTESEDKDFSFLAVPLICHKTYYSRVFHSGSHTSKLSTLAFRFGYVVWSVEATIFVQIIHGSWPDGLRGEFAAFTTGVRCKTMANTDRIDHEKIVLLDSRGEKVAVTADSKIKLPRCVVSVESNAELKVSVKAWKADNNVVEKAKVFTALKAGVRNTTHDIGFCNMEISVAWSLISQYPVSANSVL; the protein is encoded by the exons ATGTGGCAGAGGATGCAACATTACTTGCCGCTGGGGGCAAAACCGATGGCGCGCGTGAACAGCAGCTCCCGCACAAGCCTTCAGTGGGCGGTTAGCGAATGCCAG GATCGGAATTTAGTACTGATAGGCCCTACCCGTGCTGTTGCGTTGTCGCCACCAGAACCTGTGACCATTGAGGTTGAACTGAAAGTTAAGGGCTCTACTGAATCTGAGGATAAAGACTTTAGCTTTTTAGCTGTGCCACTCATATGCCATAAGACGTATTATTCACGTGTGTTTCATTCCGGTTCTCACACTAGCAAGCTAAGCACATTGGCGTTTAGATTTGGCTATGTTGTGTGGTCTGTGGAGGCCACAATATTCGTACAAATCATCCATGGGTCATGGCCTGATGGTCTTCGTGGTGAATTTGCTGCCTTTACCACTGGTGTCCGTTGCAAGACTATGGCTAACACAGACAGAATTGATCATGAGAAAATTGTCCTGCTTGATTCTAGAGGTGAGAAAGTAGCTGTTACTGCTGATAGTAAGATCAAGCTTCCACGGTGTGTTGTTTCTGTTGAGAGTAACGCAGAGCTGAAAGTTTCTGTCAAGGCATGGAAAGCTGATAATAATGTTGTGGAAAAAGCGAAGGTTTTCACAGCATTAAAAGCTGGTGTAAGAAATACCACGCATGACATTGGATTCTGTAATATGGAAATCAGTGTTGCCTGGTCACTCATTTCGCAGTATCCTGTTTCTGCTAACTCGGTACTGTAG